A genome region from Triticum aestivum cultivar Chinese Spring chromosome 2B, IWGSC CS RefSeq v2.1, whole genome shotgun sequence includes the following:
- the LOC123043825 gene encoding protein NUCLEAR FUSION DEFECTIVE 6, mitochondrial isoform X3, with protein sequence MAAAAAAAARSFLRSGSATSSLRGAAARAASRSGPAAPSRRLLSSPPRARLALRSPLEMSSACLESLMPMHSATASALMTSLLAAPARVGSCWISEDE encoded by the exons atggccgccgccgccgccgccgccgcgagatcCTTCCTCCGATCCGgatccgccacctcctccctccgcGGCGCGGCCGCCAGGGCCGCCTCCCGCTCCGGGCCGGCAGCCCCCTCGAGgcggctcctctcctctcctccccgcgCCCGCCTCGCCCTAAG GTCGCCGCTGGAGATGAGCAGCGCCTGCTTGGAGTCGCTGATGCCCATGCACAGCGCCACGGCCTCGGCGCTCATGACGTCGCTCCTCGCCGCCCCGGCTCGCGTCGGTTCCTGCTGGATCTCCGAAG ATGAATGA
- the LOC123043825 gene encoding protein NUCLEAR FUSION DEFECTIVE 6, mitochondrial isoform X2, producing MAAAAAAAARSFLRSGSATSSLRGAAARAASRSGPAAPSRRLLSSPPRARLALRSPLEMSSACLESLMPMHSATASALMTSLLAAPARVGSCWISEDH from the exons atggccgccgccgccgccgccgccgcgagatcCTTCCTCCGATCCGgatccgccacctcctccctccgcGGCGCGGCCGCCAGGGCCGCCTCCCGCTCCGGGCCGGCAGCCCCCTCGAGgcggctcctctcctctcctccccgcgCCCGCCTCGCCCTAAG GTCGCCGCTGGAGATGAGCAGCGCCTGCTTGGAGTCGCTGATGCCCATGCACAGCGCCACGGCCTCGGCGCTCATGACGTCGCTCCTCGCCGCCCCGGCTCGCGTCGGTTCCTGCTGGATCTCCGAAG ATCATTGA
- the LOC123043825 gene encoding protein NUCLEAR FUSION DEFECTIVE 6, mitochondrial isoform X1: MAAAAAAAARSFLRSGSATSSLRGAAARAASRSGPAAPSRRLLSSPPRARLALRSPLEMSSACLESLMPMHSATASALMTSLLAAPARVGSCWISEDL; the protein is encoded by the exons atggccgccgccgccgccgccgccgcgagatcCTTCCTCCGATCCGgatccgccacctcctccctccgcGGCGCGGCCGCCAGGGCCGCCTCCCGCTCCGGGCCGGCAGCCCCCTCGAGgcggctcctctcctctcctccccgcgCCCGCCTCGCCCTAAG GTCGCCGCTGGAGATGAGCAGCGCCTGCTTGGAGTCGCTGATGCCCATGCACAGCGCCACGGCCTCGGCGCTCATGACGTCGCTCCTCGCCGCCCCGGCTCGCGTCGGTTCCTGCTGGATCTCCGAAG ACTTATGA